A region of the Candidatus Methanoperedens sp. genome:
AAATCCTTTGTCCGCGGGTTTACCTGCCTTGAACTCATAAGCTTTTGCTCGATATCAGCTTTCACATATTCTACAAGAGAGGCATCCGTTGCCTTAATGACCATAGAGGTAAATTGATTATTTGCTACTTTTTCAGTGATAACTTCTCTTGCCATCTCAGCCGGCATATATATCCCGGTATCACTGCCACTTCCTAACCCACCTGACTGCTTCAGGATACCCACAACCCTGAAATTTTTTCCACCAATGGTAATCGGGCGGTTAAGCGTTATTGGCTGAAGGAAAGCCCCATAAGCAAGATTATATCCCACGACGATCGAATTAGAATCTCCGGACTGGAGATACCTCCCGTCATCTAATCCCGTATTATCCATCAGTCTCCAGACAGAAGTATCGACGCCAGTCACTGATACAACTGTTTTTTCATTATCATATTTAAGATCGGCTTTACCTGAAACAAGCCCGTTGACATACTTTACGCCAGGTACCTGTTTGATCACCCTGTAATCTTTATCTGTGAGGTTGATCGAAGAACTCGTACTTACAGACCTGTCTGTATGCATCTCGCTATGTACACCAGTCGCCCTGAAATATCCTGGGATCACGGTTATTATATCAGCGCCAAAGCCGCCGAGCCTTTGCTGCACATTTTCCTGCATTCCCTGTCCTATGGATATAATGGCTACGACCGAGGCAACACCTATGATCACGCCCACTATGGTAAGCCAGCTTCTCATCCTGCTTTTCCTCACATGGGAAAGAGAGAGAAGGAATATATCCGGAAGCCTCATTTTCTTCTCTGCCTCTGGAATTTTATCCTCTGGTACATCCCGGTGATGCTCTTTCGCTGCCAGAAGCCAATGATGCCAAGAAGCGCAATCCCGATATAGGGAGCAAAGCTAAGCGCAACTGTGGAATAATTCGTTCCTCCGCCATGCATAGCCGCATGCTGGTCATTATTTGAATTCGATGTCGCACCCGCCATACCGCCGGAAAGTTTTACGGGCAGTTTCTTATCTATTGATCTTCGAACACCTGCGGCATCAGTATACTGTATCCTGATGTTCATATTGTATCCGCTTTTCTGGGCAACCTGGAAATTTGCAGATGTATAGTCTCCGGAATTCAAATTGCCTATCACCTGTGTATTGCTCCCCGAAACAGTGAAACCGCTTTGAGGGGGTATTTCCACGCTGACTGCTTTAGCCGGATTGACTCCTACATTGGATACGCTGAGGAGAAAACTGCTTCCAGACTCCTGGTAGCTCAATTCAAAGTCAGTAATCCCTGCAACACCCAATCCGATAAAATCGCTTGCAGAATAATTGATCCCTGAGATCTTAATAGGTATATTATATACACCTGTCTGGGCCTGAGAATCAACTATCATATCGAATTTCATCTCGGTCTCTTCCCCGGGGCCAAGGCTTCCGAGGAAAAATCGCGTACCGGAACCTGTTATTGAAAATACGGAAGCAGTATGCTCACTGTCAGTGTTTAAATCCACATACAGATTTCTTGCAATGCCCGTTCCCTCGTTCTTGAATTTTAATATAACATTATTTGTAGAGCCCGGTGCGATAGTAGAGATAGAGGTGTTTGCGAGTGTTACAATCGGCGTGCCTTTAATGACAAGTATCCTGTCTTTTAACGCTGCTGTGGTGGTGATGCCGCTTTCTTTCTCTTTTGTAGTGACATAAACGATAAACTCGTATTCTCCTTCCAGTGTATTTTGATCTATATGGACTTTAAAACTGGCTGTTCGCATATCATTCCAGTCATCAATATTGCCGAGTGACACCTCACTATCAAGTACATGTATAGTTTTTTCCGTAGCATTATTTGCCGGGACCAGTTTCACAACAGTGTCTACCAGCGATGTACCATAGCCAATGTTATTGATCGGGATCCAGACAAAGACCGTGTCTCCCGGATATACTGGTTCATGTTCTGTTACAAGATAATAATTCGATGCAGCCGCTCCCTGCAAAAATAGCAGCGAGATCAGCAAAACGATAAAATATTTTCTTATATGATTCATATATTTTTTACTCCGGTTAATTATGATGCAAGTTTTCCGTCTATCATTCTCACAGTTTTATTCGCCCTTCCCGCAATTTTTTCATCATGAGTGATCATGGCGATCGTGACGCCTTTTGCATTCAGGTCTGTGAAAATATCCAGTACCTCTTTTCCTGCTTCCGTATCGAGATTACCGGTTGGCTCATCAGCTAAAATCAATAAGGGATTTGTAGAGAGAGCTCTTGCAATCGCTACTCTCTGGCTCTGGCCTCCCGACAGCTGGGAAGGATAATGATTTGCACGGCCGGAAAGGCCAACAAGTTGCAGCAATTCCTCTGACCTGTCCCAGATATCTTCTTCAGCGAACTCATGTATTCTCATGGGTAACTGGACATTTTCAAGAGCTGTTAACGTTGGATATAGATTGTGGGACTGGAAGACAAAACCTATTTTCTTGCCTCTTATACGGGAGAGTTCCAATTCCGTAAGGGCGGCAATATCCTGTCCTTCAAGGAACACCCTGCCTTTTGTGGGTATATCAAGACAGCCGATCATGTTCAATGCTGTTGATTTACCACTTCCGCTTGGCCCCATGAGAGCCAGGAATTCACCAGGTTTTATCTTTAAGCTCAGGCCTTTAAGTGCAGGAACTTCCACTTCACCCATTCTGTATATCTTCCATACATCATCAAGTTCAATAATGTCCAAAGATGCCT
Encoded here:
- a CDS encoding ABC transporter permease; the encoded protein is MRLPDIFLLSLSHVRKSRMRSWLTIVGVIIGVASVVAIISIGQGMQENVQQRLGGFGADIITVIPGYFRATGVHSEMHTDRSVSTSSSINLTDKDYRVIKQVPGVKYVNGLVSGKADLKYDNEKTVVSVTGVDTSVWRLMDNTGLDDGRYLQSGDSNSIVVGYNLAYGAFLQPITLNRPITIGGKNFRVVGILKQSGGLGSGSDTGIYMPAEMAREVITEKVANNQFTSMVIKATDASLVEYVKADIEQKLMSSRQVNPRTKDFTVIASALIREQMSGVTQTLSLFLSAIAAVSLLVGAIGIANTMFMSVMERTRQIGLLKAIGTSEREIMKLFLIESGIFGLVGGIIGVIFGAAISLLIPYLGIQALGFGGDMRATITAGTIFFAIGFSVVIGILSGIIPAKHAAKMRPVDAIRYDQ
- a CDS encoding ABC transporter ATP-binding protein codes for the protein MGEVEVPALKGLSLKIKPGEFLALMGPSGSGKSTALNMIGCLDIPTKGRVFLEGQDIAALTELELSRIRGKKIGFVFQSHNLYPTLTALENVQLPMRIHEFAEEDIWDRSEELLQLVGLSGRANHYPSQLSGGQSQRVAIARALSTNPLLILADEPTGNLDTEAGKEVLDIFTDLNAKGVTIAMITHDEKIAGRANKTVRMIDGKLAS